Proteins found in one Polyangiaceae bacterium genomic segment:
- a CDS encoding formylglycine-generating enzyme family protein: protein MRRGRRSLAALATVVLAAGCGEEVEPRPQYVVVVDTTAPLVGQLALDPSLSADASVDTLKIDVLDAQNQTIASETIVRPDERDWPVSFGIATDQPVRLRIQVYRGLFSTNVEGESVPLAETSIARAVELPAPTGLERALVVVDASCRGAAPSFLGPATTCIDADQPMAPAASGVIRIDATPATQAGTWPGARAEQCKRAPAPDTLCIPGGFAVLGDTTIVDLTPEPEALTPLRPVLISPFFMDTHELTVGRYRALVKAGKVTGAAPMLQNPDPDSAYSFCTWRGPDDDANDQLPLNCIGWENAAKTCELLGGRLPSEAEWEYAARGRGQRHLYAWGGSAPCCAASMARSSLDITSEPECDGVGIEPVGSHLASAACNGLGDVTRDGVVDLTGGVREFTLDAFVSYSEGCWQAERVLRNPRCPGATNLQNTARGGSWNAALSASRLPLRSKNDVLAPTVGFRCAYDDS from the coding sequence ATGCGCAGGGGAAGGCGGAGTCTTGCGGCCCTGGCCACGGTCGTTCTGGCAGCCGGGTGTGGCGAAGAAGTCGAGCCTCGCCCGCAGTACGTGGTCGTGGTGGACACCACCGCGCCGTTGGTCGGACAGCTGGCTCTGGACCCGAGTCTATCCGCGGACGCCAGCGTGGACACGCTGAAGATCGACGTCCTCGACGCTCAGAACCAGACCATTGCCAGCGAGACGATCGTGCGCCCGGACGAGCGCGACTGGCCCGTGAGCTTCGGCATCGCGACGGATCAACCCGTGCGGCTCCGCATTCAGGTCTACCGAGGGCTGTTCAGCACGAACGTCGAGGGTGAGTCGGTCCCGCTCGCGGAGACGAGCATCGCCCGTGCCGTGGAGCTGCCTGCTCCCACCGGGCTCGAGCGAGCTCTCGTGGTGGTGGACGCGAGCTGCCGCGGTGCAGCCCCCAGCTTCCTGGGGCCGGCCACCACGTGCATCGACGCCGACCAGCCGATGGCACCCGCCGCCTCTGGAGTCATCCGAATCGACGCCACCCCAGCTACTCAAGCTGGGACATGGCCGGGAGCCCGGGCGGAGCAGTGCAAGCGTGCGCCCGCGCCTGACACTCTGTGCATCCCCGGCGGCTTCGCGGTGCTGGGCGACACCACCATCGTCGATCTGACCCCGGAGCCGGAGGCGCTGACGCCATTGCGACCGGTCCTGATCTCGCCCTTCTTCATGGACACTCACGAGCTCACCGTCGGGCGCTACCGGGCACTGGTCAAAGCGGGGAAGGTAACGGGTGCCGCGCCCATGCTGCAGAATCCCGACCCCGACTCCGCTTACTCATTCTGTACGTGGCGCGGGCCCGACGACGACGCGAACGATCAGCTGCCGCTCAACTGCATCGGATGGGAGAACGCGGCCAAGACCTGCGAGCTCCTGGGCGGTCGCTTGCCGAGCGAAGCCGAGTGGGAATACGCGGCCCGCGGCCGCGGTCAGCGACACCTGTACGCCTGGGGTGGCTCGGCTCCGTGCTGCGCCGCCAGCATGGCGCGCAGTAGCCTCGACATCACCTCCGAGCCCGAGTGCGACGGGGTGGGCATCGAGCCCGTCGGCTCGCACCTCGCGAGCGCCGCATGCAACGGTCTCGGCGACGTCACGCGGGACGGTGTGGTGGATCTGACCGGAGGCGTGAGGGAGTTCACTCTGGACGCCTTCGTTTCGTACTCCGAGGGCTGCTGGCAGGCGGAGCGCGTGCTGCGGAATCCGCGCTGCCCCGGGGCGACCAACCTCCAGAACACGGCCCGCGGCGGCAGCTGGAACGCCGCGCTCTCGGCCTCGCGACTGCCGCTCCGGTCCAAGAACGACGTCCTGGCTCCGACAGTGGGGTTCCGATGCGCCTACGACGACTCCTGA
- a CDS encoding PEGA domain-containing protein — translation MRSLKALLHWTLAISLSAGLARAQAVSEPPASVEDERSTKARAEFNRGVELVKNAKFGDALVAFEASARLRPHPVTTFNVGACQRAMSHYTLAQATLERALAEQTPGSELPPNLAADAKGFLEQIETTLARVPVSLRQANVSISVDGRPLSPRGTGGARPAFVAGVLPPGKGRSMSAREFDLILDPGAHVITVTRKGYADVVLNKTFGTGKQPPLVLELSRLPATLRVSSNVADAIVSVNGADMGPVPVDVLRPAGTHRVLVKKDGYDDFESVITVSAGEQSDLRASMSPERVPLTKRWWFWAGAGVVLAGGAFLTYALTRDDPSPPPYEGGNTGWVVQPKGVRF, via the coding sequence ATGAGATCGCTCAAAGCGCTCCTGCATTGGACACTGGCAATTTCGCTCTCCGCGGGCCTCGCTCGTGCCCAAGCGGTGAGCGAGCCACCAGCCAGCGTCGAAGACGAGCGCAGCACGAAAGCGCGCGCGGAGTTCAACCGGGGCGTCGAGCTGGTGAAGAACGCCAAGTTCGGCGATGCGCTGGTCGCCTTCGAGGCCTCGGCTCGTCTTCGGCCGCACCCGGTCACGACTTTCAACGTCGGAGCCTGCCAGCGTGCGATGAGTCACTACACGCTGGCTCAGGCCACGCTGGAGCGGGCACTGGCCGAACAGACCCCCGGATCGGAGTTGCCGCCGAATCTGGCCGCGGACGCCAAAGGCTTCTTGGAGCAGATCGAGACGACTCTGGCACGAGTGCCCGTCTCGCTCCGGCAAGCGAACGTCTCGATCTCGGTGGACGGGCGGCCGCTGTCCCCGCGCGGCACGGGGGGCGCTCGTCCGGCGTTCGTGGCTGGTGTGCTGCCGCCGGGCAAGGGGCGGAGCATGAGCGCGCGCGAGTTCGACCTGATCCTCGATCCGGGGGCCCACGTGATCACCGTGACGCGCAAGGGTTACGCAGACGTCGTGCTCAACAAGACCTTCGGCACGGGCAAGCAGCCGCCTCTGGTGCTCGAGCTCTCCCGCTTGCCGGCCACGCTGCGGGTCTCCTCGAACGTGGCGGACGCGATCGTCTCGGTGAACGGGGCGGACATGGGGCCCGTTCCGGTGGACGTGCTTCGCCCCGCTGGCACGCATCGCGTGCTGGTGAAGAAGGACGGTTACGACGACTTCGAGAGCGTGATCACCGTGAGCGCCGGGGAGCAGTCGGACCTCAGGGCCAGCATGTCGCCGGAGCGCGTCCCGCTCACGAAGCGCTGGTGGTTCTGGGCGGGCGCCGGCGTGGTGCTCGCCGGCGGGGCTTTTCTCACCTACGCGCTCACGCGTGACGACCCGAGTCCTCCGCCTTACGAGGGAGGGAACACCGGCTGGGTGGTGCAGCCAAAGGGCGTGCGGTTCTAG
- a CDS encoding protein kinase — translation MDPLLKELPPGTIVGGDFQVERLLSAGGMGAVYVARQLSTGSERALKIMHPSFVADPAMRERFSREARVGAMVPSDHVVQVVGAGVDPVLGVPWLAMELLAGENLAQWVARRGALPPHELVEILRPVCHALAAAHGRGIVHRDIKPENVFLATTQSTSHPMMVKVLDFGIARVSAGAETSSTAAMGTPMWMAPEQTELRSQVSPASDVWALGLLAFWLATGKIYWRAGNAGGASVPQLMREVLFEPLEPASTRARELGVPVTLPPGFDAWFARAVARDPAARFPSAAEAASALLGEVLGAAALPSFAPPPAPSAPSVASSPVSATAVPTTVAALPTRPKKPGALGLVLLSMAGLLAVFGAIAAVAAYLYFRDGDELPLASNSTSPPAAPLPPSASEVAAEPAPSATAPVAKTPRPHSATTAPVPDAGAAKPVPSASAAEPELPPYNAAAAQSAVQTKATWAGTACKSHPGPAAIGGTVTIQPNGFAKRVIVAPKDLGNSRATCAIGIMYGVKTSAYGGKDTHDLPFTVIF, via the coding sequence GTGGATCCGCTGCTGAAGGAGCTCCCGCCCGGCACCATCGTCGGTGGCGACTTCCAGGTGGAGCGCCTGCTCAGCGCGGGCGGCATGGGGGCCGTCTACGTCGCGCGCCAGCTCAGCACCGGCAGCGAGCGCGCGCTCAAGATCATGCACCCCTCGTTCGTCGCGGATCCGGCCATGCGCGAGCGCTTCAGCCGCGAAGCCCGCGTGGGGGCGATGGTGCCGAGCGACCACGTCGTTCAAGTCGTGGGTGCCGGCGTCGATCCCGTGCTTGGCGTTCCCTGGCTCGCCATGGAGCTGCTCGCCGGCGAGAACCTCGCCCAATGGGTCGCGCGGCGCGGGGCGCTCCCGCCCCACGAGCTCGTCGAGATCTTGCGCCCGGTGTGCCACGCGCTCGCGGCAGCGCACGGTCGGGGCATCGTGCACCGCGACATCAAGCCCGAGAACGTGTTCCTGGCGACCACGCAGAGCACCTCCCACCCGATGATGGTCAAGGTGCTCGACTTCGGGATCGCGCGCGTCTCGGCGGGCGCGGAGACCTCGTCCACGGCTGCCATGGGCACGCCGATGTGGATGGCGCCGGAGCAGACGGAGCTCCGGAGCCAGGTGTCGCCGGCGAGCGACGTCTGGGCGCTGGGGCTCCTGGCGTTCTGGCTCGCCACCGGCAAGATCTACTGGCGCGCCGGCAACGCTGGCGGCGCCTCCGTTCCGCAGTTGATGCGCGAGGTCCTGTTCGAGCCGCTCGAGCCGGCCTCGACGCGCGCGCGGGAGCTGGGCGTGCCGGTGACGTTGCCGCCCGGCTTCGACGCCTGGTTCGCGCGGGCGGTCGCGCGGGACCCAGCAGCGCGCTTCCCGAGCGCCGCCGAGGCCGCGAGCGCGCTCCTCGGCGAGGTGCTCGGCGCGGCCGCCTTGCCGAGCTTCGCGCCGCCGCCCGCTCCCAGCGCTCCGAGCGTCGCGTCGTCGCCGGTCAGCGCCACCGCCGTGCCCACCACCGTGGCGGCGCTGCCGACCCGGCCCAAGAAGCCGGGCGCGCTGGGCCTCGTCTTGCTGTCGATGGCCGGCCTCCTCGCGGTGTTCGGCGCCATCGCCGCAGTCGCCGCTTACCTCTATTTCCGCGACGGCGACGAGCTGCCGCTGGCGTCGAACAGCACCTCGCCGCCCGCGGCGCCGCTCCCGCCGAGCGCGTCCGAGGTCGCGGCCGAGCCCGCGCCGAGCGCGACCGCGCCCGTCGCCAAGACCCCTCGTCCGCACAGCGCGACGACCGCGCCCGTTCCCGATGCCGGAGCCGCGAAGCCCGTGCCCTCGGCCTCGGCGGCGGAGCCCGAGCTTCCCCCGTACAACGCGGCCGCCGCGCAGAGCGCCGTGCAGACCAAGGCGACGTGGGCGGGCACGGCCTGCAAGAGCCACCCGGGCCCCGCGGCGATCGGGGGCACGGTGACCATTCAGCCGAACGGCTTCGCGAAGAGGGTGATCGTCGCGCCCAAGGACCTCGGCAACTCCCGCGCGACCTGCGCCATCGGCATCATGTACGGCGTGAAGACCAGCGCGTACGGCGGCAAGGACACGCACGACCTCCCGTTCACGGTCATCTTCTGA
- a CDS encoding SUMF1/EgtB/PvdO family nonheme iron enzyme, which yields MTVATDAPLPTFGDRLLVEVLDAAGALACSGCQRSFDASSADRFPLSFGIEASARASLVRARLYRAANVGPDGLPAGTALLDAVGRLPMAAGIRKVMLELPARCFDVPADPATPSTCDPVTRAPVPAPALGPPPANPPQAGSWAPAAPVPCPGPIPEGMVCVPGGLFLLGSFIPVRVGAYADAPERVVQLAPFAIDVREQTVGTVEALLQQGLVATAPVAKNASLTFCTFLGLDDHANDAYPVNCISWKAASEICAAQGKRLPTEAEWEYAASNAPAEDAFPWGNDGDVCGKAYVGRSSVFEGASVACHDASTVKQVGPVVGGMPGDVSALGIENMAGNVAEWVQDDFATFDSECWQYDTFPLENPKCEVSTDPPPDKALRGGYWSASPFYARASARNLFDRKIPSAPAGVRCVKSWGP from the coding sequence GTGACCGTTGCGACTGACGCGCCGCTGCCGACCTTCGGAGATCGCCTGCTGGTCGAGGTGCTGGACGCGGCGGGTGCGCTGGCGTGCTCGGGATGCCAGCGCTCGTTCGACGCTTCGAGCGCGGACCGGTTCCCACTGTCGTTCGGGATCGAAGCCTCCGCGCGCGCCTCGCTCGTGCGCGCGCGTCTGTATCGGGCCGCCAACGTCGGGCCGGACGGGCTCCCCGCGGGGACTGCGCTGCTGGACGCAGTTGGCCGACTGCCGATGGCGGCGGGGATCCGCAAGGTGATGCTCGAGCTCCCTGCGCGTTGTTTCGACGTGCCCGCGGATCCGGCGACCCCTTCCACCTGCGATCCGGTCACGCGAGCGCCGGTGCCGGCGCCCGCGCTAGGCCCACCGCCGGCAAATCCCCCCCAGGCCGGCAGCTGGGCGCCGGCGGCCCCCGTGCCTTGTCCGGGGCCCATCCCCGAAGGCATGGTCTGCGTCCCCGGCGGGCTGTTCCTGCTGGGCTCGTTCATTCCGGTGCGCGTCGGAGCCTACGCGGACGCGCCGGAACGCGTGGTGCAGCTCGCTCCGTTCGCGATCGACGTCCGGGAACAGACCGTAGGCACGGTGGAGGCGCTGCTCCAGCAGGGGCTGGTGGCCACGGCGCCGGTGGCGAAGAACGCTTCGCTGACGTTCTGCACCTTCCTGGGGTTGGACGATCACGCCAACGACGCCTACCCGGTCAACTGCATCTCCTGGAAGGCGGCTTCGGAGATCTGCGCGGCGCAGGGAAAGCGCCTTCCGACCGAGGCCGAGTGGGAGTACGCCGCAAGCAACGCGCCGGCCGAGGACGCCTTCCCGTGGGGGAACGACGGTGATGTATGCGGCAAGGCTTACGTCGGCAGGTCGTCGGTCTTCGAAGGGGCCTCGGTCGCGTGCCACGACGCCAGTACGGTGAAGCAGGTGGGGCCGGTGGTCGGCGGCATGCCGGGCGACGTTTCGGCGCTCGGCATCGAGAACATGGCGGGGAACGTCGCGGAGTGGGTCCAGGACGATTTCGCCACCTTCGACTCCGAGTGCTGGCAGTACGACACGTTTCCGCTCGAGAACCCGAAGTGCGAAGTGAGCACTGATCCCCCGCCGGACAAAGCGCTCCGCGGCGGTTACTGGTCGGCGTCGCCGTTCTACGCGCGAGCGTCGGCGCGAAATCTGTTCGACCGCAAGATCCCTAGCGCGCCCGCTGGGGTTCGCTGCGTGAAGTCTTGGGGGCCGTGA
- a CDS encoding GMC family oxidoreductase produces MTSLPVVHEAPLRRSAPTRPAVPPGAIARDAFGERHAETARALMEAVIPGGRILPRGDAAAADRLARLLGSFDSRSLGHYQKLLGLLDGLCLARHGQRFAALDTERRSALIWSLHSGNDPVRRALFLALTYPVKIAFFDDLGIHQSLGCVWEKPVAAEKPQAWMRQVTAARDLSPGETLECDVVVVGTGAGGAVVAKELAEQGIAVLLLEEGEYHQRQDFTRRSIPATQQLYRDSGMTGVIGNCVIPIPLGKGVGGSTTINSGTCFRVPEWILESWRTELGLLELTADHLAPYFEKVEGTLEIAPSTKEARGPVSDVIGQGCEKLGWSHFPVRRNAPGCDGQGVCQWGCPTDAKKSMNVSYVPLALQRGAQLVTGLKVTEVLMERGRAVGVRGRALPDGRKVTVRARAVILACGALLTPVMLLKNGIGNQSGQVGRNLSVHPATSVSAIFDKPIRGFNHVPQGHGVDQFHRDGILMLGASAPLDMGATLFPFVGKRYVEAMEQYENVASFGVMVEDGPNGRVTLGPGGKPLTLYHLGKHERRLLAKGSAAIARIFRAAGAKSVFTEIHGHDELTSEADIERLERATPAGHDMTMVGFHPLGSCRMGKSPASSVVDTSYESHDVPGLYIVDGSVVPTSIAVNPQLTIMALATRAGEIIGKRMG; encoded by the coding sequence ATGACCAGCCTGCCGGTCGTCCACGAGGCGCCGCTCCGCCGCTCCGCCCCCACCAGACCAGCGGTGCCGCCGGGTGCCATCGCCCGCGACGCGTTCGGCGAGCGCCACGCCGAAACCGCCCGCGCGCTCATGGAGGCGGTGATCCCCGGCGGCCGCATCTTGCCGCGCGGTGACGCGGCCGCCGCCGATCGCCTGGCCCGCCTGCTCGGCTCCTTCGACTCGCGCTCGCTCGGCCACTACCAGAAGCTCCTCGGCCTGCTCGACGGGCTCTGCCTCGCGCGCCACGGCCAGCGCTTCGCCGCGCTGGACACCGAGCGCCGCTCCGCACTGATCTGGTCGCTGCACTCCGGCAACGACCCGGTGCGCCGCGCGCTGTTTTTGGCGCTCACCTACCCGGTGAAGATCGCGTTCTTCGACGACCTGGGCATCCACCAGAGCCTGGGCTGCGTCTGGGAGAAGCCCGTCGCCGCCGAGAAGCCTCAGGCGTGGATGCGCCAGGTCACCGCAGCTCGGGATCTTTCGCCGGGCGAGACGCTGGAGTGCGACGTGGTCGTGGTTGGCACGGGCGCGGGTGGCGCGGTCGTCGCCAAGGAGCTCGCCGAGCAGGGCATCGCCGTGCTCCTGCTCGAAGAAGGCGAATACCACCAGCGCCAGGACTTCACCCGCCGCTCCATCCCCGCCACCCAGCAACTCTACCGCGACTCGGGCATGACCGGCGTGATCGGCAACTGCGTGATCCCGATCCCGCTCGGCAAGGGCGTGGGCGGCTCGACCACCATCAACTCGGGCACCTGCTTCCGGGTTCCGGAGTGGATCCTGGAGAGCTGGCGCACGGAGCTCGGCCTGCTCGAGCTCACCGCCGATCACCTCGCGCCCTACTTCGAGAAGGTCGAGGGCACGCTGGAGATCGCCCCCTCCACGAAGGAGGCCCGCGGCCCCGTCAGCGACGTCATCGGCCAGGGCTGCGAGAAGCTCGGCTGGAGCCACTTCCCGGTGCGCCGCAACGCGCCCGGCTGCGACGGTCAGGGCGTGTGCCAGTGGGGCTGCCCGACCGACGCCAAGAAGAGCATGAACGTCTCCTACGTGCCGCTGGCGCTTCAGCGCGGCGCGCAGCTCGTCACCGGGCTGAAGGTCACTGAGGTGCTGATGGAGCGCGGTCGCGCGGTCGGCGTGCGCGGTCGCGCCCTGCCCGACGGGCGCAAGGTCACGGTGCGCGCGCGCGCCGTGATCCTCGCCTGCGGCGCGCTTCTGACGCCGGTCATGCTGCTGAAGAACGGCATCGGCAACCAGAGCGGACAGGTCGGCCGGAACCTCTCGGTGCACCCGGCCACCAGCGTGAGCGCGATCTTCGACAAGCCGATCCGCGGCTTCAACCACGTGCCGCAGGGCCACGGCGTCGATCAATTCCACCGCGACGGCATCTTGATGCTGGGCGCCAGCGCGCCGCTCGACATGGGCGCCACGCTCTTCCCGTTCGTGGGCAAGCGGTACGTCGAGGCGATGGAGCAGTACGAGAACGTCGCCTCCTTCGGCGTGATGGTCGAGGACGGCCCCAACGGCCGCGTCACCCTCGGCCCCGGCGGCAAGCCCCTCACGCTCTACCATCTGGGCAAACACGAGCGGCGCCTCCTGGCCAAGGGCAGCGCGGCCATCGCCCGCATCTTCCGCGCCGCGGGCGCGAAGAGCGTGTTCACGGAGATCCACGGCCACGACGAGCTCACGAGCGAGGCCGACATCGAGCGCCTGGAGCGCGCGACGCCCGCCGGTCACGACATGACCATGGTCGGCTTCCACCCCCTCGGCAGCTGCCGCATGGGCAAGAGCCCCGCTTCCAGCGTGGTGGACACGAGCTACGAGAGCCACGACGTCCCCGGCCTCTACATCGTGGACGGCAGCGTGGTCCCCACCAGCATCGCGGTGAACCCGCAGCTGACGATCATGGCTTTGGCGACTCGGGCGGGTGAGATCATCGGCAAGCGGATGGGCTGA
- a CDS encoding FAD-binding oxidoreductase: protein MSVVVIGGGIAGLAAAWGLVRAGARELLLLEREAQLFAHSSGKNAAIYRAVESPRAVAELGVRSAALFDELCGARREWLRQDGLLLSSRAREALVPLSEISTSVGIEHEWLDRDELVRRAPAVMGGHATAALWVPGGGVLDNHGIATALAREIRRHGGRIELGHDATRVSSSAGRVTGVESNGRKFGADVVVIAGGAWASGVGATCGAPLPLTPVRRHLVLLEPDVMPPPSAPTVWDAELGAYFRPESGTLLASPGDAVPWHAEEPAADPAALELLWEKLGKMAPSLAGSRVRRHWACLRTFAPDKASVVGADPRVAGLFWLAGLGGHGLTAGVAAGALLAKCVLGGDDPLIAALAPGRMSASADAAH from the coding sequence ATGTCGGTCGTCGTCATCGGTGGTGGAATTGCCGGCCTCGCAGCAGCGTGGGGTCTGGTTCGAGCAGGCGCGCGCGAGCTCTTGCTGCTCGAGCGCGAGGCGCAGCTCTTCGCGCACAGCTCGGGGAAGAACGCGGCCATCTATCGCGCGGTCGAGAGCCCGCGGGCGGTCGCCGAGCTCGGGGTCCGGAGCGCGGCGCTCTTCGACGAGCTGTGCGGTGCGCGGCGAGAGTGGCTGAGGCAAGACGGGCTCCTGCTCAGCTCGCGCGCACGTGAAGCGCTGGTGCCGCTGAGCGAGATCTCGACCAGCGTGGGCATCGAGCACGAGTGGCTCGATCGCGACGAGCTCGTCCGGCGCGCGCCGGCGGTCATGGGCGGTCACGCGACTGCGGCGCTGTGGGTGCCTGGCGGCGGCGTGCTCGACAATCATGGCATCGCCACTGCGCTCGCTCGAGAGATCCGCAGGCATGGCGGACGCATCGAGCTCGGGCACGACGCGACGCGCGTGTCGAGCAGCGCGGGCCGCGTCACCGGAGTCGAGAGCAACGGGCGCAAGTTCGGCGCCGACGTCGTGGTCATCGCCGGCGGCGCCTGGGCCAGCGGGGTCGGCGCGACCTGCGGCGCGCCGCTGCCGCTGACGCCGGTGCGCCGGCACCTGGTGCTGCTCGAGCCCGACGTGATGCCGCCGCCGAGCGCGCCCACGGTCTGGGACGCCGAGCTCGGCGCGTATTTCCGCCCCGAGTCGGGCACGCTGCTCGCGAGCCCCGGCGACGCGGTGCCTTGGCACGCGGAGGAGCCCGCCGCCGACCCCGCCGCGCTCGAGCTGCTCTGGGAGAAGCTCGGCAAGATGGCGCCGTCCCTCGCCGGCTCGCGAGTGCGCCGCCATTGGGCGTGCCTGCGCACCTTCGCCCCCGACAAGGCCAGCGTGGTCGGCGCGGATCCGCGCGTCGCCGGTCTGTTCTGGCTGGCGGGCCTGGGCGGCCACGGGCTCACCGCCGGCGTCGCGGCGGGCGCGCTCTTGGCGAAGTGCGTGCTCGGCGGCGACGACCCGCTGATCGCAGCGCTCGCTCCGGGCCGGATGTCGGCGAGCGCCGACGCCGCTCACTGA
- a CDS encoding serine/threonine protein kinase, which produces MGGDFAAGVVIADRYRLDHLLGEGGMGSVWAASHLLTRSTVALKFLKPEATKNAAAVRRFMREARAATSVNHPNVIRIHDIFLLADGAPVMVMDLLSGESLGQKLEREKKIALPALAAIMLPVVSAVGSAHAAGIVHRDLKPDNIFLARAPDGRVSPKVLDFGIAKLNRNTPDAAESANLTRTGALLGTPYYMSPEQVFGEKEIDARADVWSVGVILYESLTGVRPVDGDNLGQLFKVIATGTIRPIDEVAPDLPLAVRSLIQEMLRTDRSRRCSSLEPAFEVLRRFTNEMAQSFSGVRVPGSELPLTSDTAASPGVSALTPSLLDSSPGDVALGAHPPTSSAFSTTGPGHTIVTPTHRPPVLAIAVGAAVLVAVAGVALYPKERSTSAAAETQPAPSAAEAPAAISSAASPEVPSTSSADPPPSDAGAASVAPERARTAVAAGRTAAPPPAKPAPSAQPAAPPPSAKPAAPATALGGVAVEAPF; this is translated from the coding sequence ATGGGTGGCGACTTCGCAGCCGGAGTGGTGATCGCCGATCGCTATCGGCTCGACCACCTCCTGGGCGAGGGCGGAATGGGGTCGGTGTGGGCTGCGAGCCATCTCTTGACTCGCAGCACCGTGGCTCTGAAGTTCCTGAAGCCGGAGGCCACGAAGAACGCAGCGGCCGTGCGTCGCTTCATGCGCGAAGCCCGAGCGGCCACCTCCGTCAACCATCCGAACGTCATCCGCATCCACGACATCTTCCTCCTGGCGGACGGCGCGCCCGTGATGGTGATGGATCTCCTGAGCGGAGAGTCCCTGGGACAGAAGCTGGAGCGCGAGAAGAAGATCGCGCTCCCCGCCCTCGCCGCCATCATGCTGCCCGTCGTGTCTGCAGTCGGTTCTGCGCACGCGGCGGGCATCGTCCACCGCGATCTCAAGCCGGACAACATCTTCCTGGCCCGAGCTCCGGACGGGCGCGTATCGCCCAAGGTGCTGGACTTCGGCATCGCCAAGCTGAATCGGAACACGCCCGACGCCGCAGAGTCCGCGAACCTGACGCGCACCGGGGCGTTGCTCGGCACTCCCTACTACATGTCCCCGGAGCAGGTCTTCGGCGAGAAGGAGATCGACGCCCGCGCAGACGTCTGGTCGGTGGGGGTGATTTTGTACGAGTCGCTCACGGGAGTGCGCCCCGTCGATGGCGACAACCTGGGCCAGCTGTTCAAGGTGATCGCCACCGGGACCATCCGGCCGATCGACGAGGTGGCGCCCGACCTGCCGCTGGCCGTGCGCAGCTTGATCCAGGAGATGCTGCGGACGGACCGCTCGCGCCGGTGTTCCAGCCTGGAGCCCGCCTTCGAGGTGTTGCGTCGCTTCACCAACGAGATGGCGCAGTCGTTTTCCGGCGTCCGGGTGCCAGGCTCGGAGCTGCCCCTGACCTCGGACACGGCCGCCTCGCCGGGCGTCTCCGCGCTCACCCCGAGCTTGCTCGATTCGAGTCCGGGAGACGTCGCGTTGGGGGCCCACCCCCCGACTTCTTCGGCCTTCTCCACTACGGGCCCGGGCCACACCATCGTCACTCCGACGCACCGCCCGCCAGTCCTGGCGATCGCAGTCGGAGCGGCCGTGCTGGTGGCCGTCGCCGGCGTCGCGCTGTACCCGAAAGAGCGCTCCACCTCGGCCGCCGCCGAGACGCAACCCGCTCCGAGCGCAGCCGAAGCTCCGGCGGCGATCAGCAGCGCCGCGAGTCCCGAGGTGCCGAGCACGAGCTCCGCCGACCCTCCTCCATCGGACGCAGGCGCTGCCAGCGTGGCTCCCGAACGTGCACGTACCGCGGTCGCGGCTGGGCGGACTGCTGCGCCTCCGCCCGCGAAGCCTGCGCCTTCGGCGCAGCCCGCCGCCCCCCCGCCGTCCGCCAAGCCAGCAGCTCCGGCGACTGCGCTCGGGGGGGTTGCAGTCGAAGCTCCGTTCTGA
- a CDS encoding COX15/CtaA family protein has translation MSNEPARALPRARRAVVVWLWLCVLSLLVMIVLGGVVRLTGSGLSITVWEPIVGTLPPLSHADWERVFALYRQSPEFRHVNPTMDLAAFQRIFWPEYLHRLLGRSIGVLVAVPCVYFLVKGYLGRQLVRRLVLLFALGGLQGLIGWLMVASGLVDAPHVSHYRLTLHLGMGFLLFGYAAWLAIEQTLGGFVVTNGWPRLRRSLLGFTALAALTALSGGLVAGLKAGHAFPTFPLMAGAWVPAGLLAMMPVWRNGFDNVITVMFQHRVLGIAVLVFALGLALAARKSGVPRHARVAFDLIVAAVLVQVTLGIATLLMFVPVSVAAAHQGNAALVLGAALYANYALRRWPEHVELPADVRISPSAVPLAT, from the coding sequence ATGAGCAACGAGCCCGCCCGAGCCCTGCCCCGAGCCCGACGCGCCGTCGTCGTCTGGCTCTGGCTGTGCGTGCTGTCGCTGCTGGTCATGATCGTGCTCGGCGGAGTCGTGCGCCTCACGGGCTCCGGGCTCTCGATCACGGTCTGGGAGCCCATCGTCGGCACCCTGCCGCCACTCAGTCACGCGGACTGGGAGCGCGTCTTTGCGCTCTACCGGCAGAGCCCGGAGTTCCGCCACGTGAACCCGACCATGGACCTCGCGGCGTTCCAGCGCATCTTCTGGCCGGAGTACCTGCACCGGCTCCTGGGTCGGAGCATCGGCGTGCTGGTGGCCGTGCCGTGCGTCTACTTCCTGGTCAAGGGCTACCTGGGCCGCCAGCTGGTGCGGCGGCTGGTGCTGCTCTTCGCCCTCGGCGGGCTTCAGGGGCTCATCGGTTGGTTGATGGTGGCGAGCGGGCTGGTGGACGCTCCGCACGTCAGCCACTACCGGCTCACCCTGCACCTCGGCATGGGCTTTCTGCTCTTCGGGTACGCCGCCTGGCTCGCCATCGAGCAGACGCTCGGCGGCTTCGTGGTCACGAACGGCTGGCCCAGGCTGCGACGCTCGCTCCTCGGGTTCACCGCCCTGGCCGCGCTCACCGCGCTCTCCGGTGGGCTGGTGGCGGGGCTCAAGGCCGGGCACGCCTTCCCCACCTTCCCGCTCATGGCCGGCGCCTGGGTCCCCGCCGGCCTCCTGGCGATGATGCCCGTGTGGCGGAACGGCTTCGATAACGTGATCACGGTGATGTTCCAGCACCGAGTGCTCGGGATCGCGGTGCTCGTGTTCGCGCTCGGGCTGGCGCTCGCGGCGCGCAAGAGCGGGGTGCCACGCCACGCCCGCGTCGCCTTCGATCTGATCGTGGCAGCCGTGCTCGTGCAGGTGACGCTCGGCATCGCCACCCTGCTGATGTTCGTCCCGGTCTCCGTCGCGGCCGCGCACCAGGGGAACGCCGCCTTGGTGCTCGGGGCTGCGCTCTACGCCAACTACGCCCTCCGCCGCTGGCCGGAGCACGTCGAGCTCCCGGCGGACGTGCGGATCTCGCCAAGCGCGGTGCCGCTCGCCACCTGA